A region from the Gossypium hirsutum isolate 1008001.06 chromosome A08, Gossypium_hirsutum_v2.1, whole genome shotgun sequence genome encodes:
- the LOC107932801 gene encoding senescence/dehydration-associated protein At4g35985, chloroplastic, producing the protein MQRFVPQPPTKTLKQELLLKIPRCTVHLMDDGDALELGKGEFKLVRVLDDDFPLATIIKVTDDLQWPLTKDEPVVKLDSVHYLFSLPVKDGKPLSYGVTFVGRGHGNSLSSLDSLLKEHSCFAAGVGSTGDKHVDWKAYAPRIEDYNNVLAKAIAGGTGQIVKGIFTCSNAYISQVQKGGETILRQPPGKTHGIISNKSNKSKSEANNNNLKRVRNLSIMTEKMSKTMLDMVGIASGTVMAPLLSSKPGQAFLSMLPGQVLLASLDAVNKVLDAVEVAEKQALSATSTAATRMMTDRYGERAGEATEDVLATAGNLASTAWNVFKIRKAFTPKSTATSGLLNNASKYNTRKSY; encoded by the exons ATGCAACGTTTCGTGCCACAACCACCAACCAAAACCCTCAAACAGGAGCTTCTTTTAAAGATCCCACGATGCACCGTTCACTTAATGGACGACGGCGACGCTTTGGAACTTGGCAAAGGCGAGTTCAAGCTCGTACGTGTACTAGACGACGACTTTCCACTCGCCACCATCATTAAAGTCACCGACGATCTTCAATGGCCGTTGACGAAGGACGAACCGGTGGTGAAGCTTGATTCGGTTCATTACCTTTTTTCTTTGCCGGTGAAAGATGGGAAACCGTTGAGCTATGGGGTGACCTTTGTGGGGCGTGGACATGGGAATAGCTTGAGCTCGTTGGACTCGCTTTTGAAAGAGCACTCGTGCTTCGCCGCCGGCGTGGGTTCGACCGGCGATAAGCACGTCGATTGGAAGGCGTATGCGCCGAGGATTGAAGATTATAACAATGTTTTGGCGAAGGCTATTGCTGGAGGGACGGGGCAGATTGTTAAAGGAATCTTCACATGCAGCAATGCTTATATTAGCCAG gttCAAAAAGGAGGAGAAACCATCTTAAGGCAACCGCCAGGGAAAACTCATGGGATCATTTCAAATAAGAGCAACAAAAGCAAGAGTGAAGCCAACAACAATAACCTTAAACG TGTTAGAAACCTATCGATAATGACAGAAAAGATGAGCAAAACAATGTTGGACATGGTTGGTATAGCAAGTGGAACCGTGATGGCACCTTTGCTTAGCTCCAAGCCTGGCCAAGCTTTCCTTTCAATGCTTCCAGGCCAAGTTCTTTTAGCTTCCCTCGATGCTGTTA ACAAGGTTCTTGATGCAGTTGAAGTTGCTGAAAAGCAAGCTTTATCTGCTACATCCACTGCAGCAACTAGAATGATGACTGATAG GTACGGCGAAAGAGCAGGCGAAGCGACGGAAGATGTGCTAGCAACTGCGGGGAACTTGGCAAGCACAGCTTGGAATGTGTTCAAGATAAGGAAAGCATTCACTCCCAAGTCCACTGCCACTTCTGGGTTATTGAACAATGCTTCCAAGTATAACACTAGAAAATCTTATTAA
- the LOC121204768 gene encoding protein DETOXIFICATION 51, translated as MFNQIHLYFDLISLPNFIKHFQNHHKLYPPSISDTITEAKALFNLAFPIALTSLILYSRSIISMLFLGHLGDTQLAAGSLAMAFANITGYSVLSGLALGMEPLCSQAFGAQRPKVLSLTLHRYVVFLLFASLLISFVWLNMFNVMVFLHQDPYITRIGYKYLLFSLPDLFTNAFAHPIRIYLRAQGITLPVTLSTLVATVLHLPLNLLLVSHFNYGVAAVAAAGSISNLFVLVSLVTYVWASGLHEPTWENPSSECLTGWKPLVKLAAPSCVSVCLEWWWYEIIIVLCGLMVNPKPPVASMGILIQTTSFIYVFPSSLSFAVSTRVGNELGANRPYKARLSAVVAVFVSAMMGLSASTFASTMKDKWARMFTSDPEILRLTSIALPILGLCELGNCPQTVSCGVLRGSARPTTAANVNVGAFYLVGMPMAVGLGFYVGVGFSGLWLGLLSAQICCAGLMLYVVGSTDWDLQAKRAKMLTCTDSRLSNDDCDNKGQEEQPLICIMVTLAP; from the coding sequence ATGTTTAATCAAATCCATCTCTATTTCGATCTTATATCACTACCCAATTTCATAAAACACTTTCAAAATCACCATAAACTATACCCACCGTCAATCTCAGACACCATAACCGAAGCTAAAGCCCTCTTCAATCTAGCTTTTCCCATTGCCTTAACTTCACTCATTCTTTATTCTCGTTCCATCATTTCCATGCTCTTTCTTGGCCATCTCGGCGATACCCAACTAGCCGCTGGTTCATTAGCAATGGCCTTTGCTAACATCACCGGCTACTCGGTTCTTTCCGGCCTTGCTTTAGGTATGGAACCACTTTGTTCACAAGCTTTTGGTGCTCAAAGACCTAAAGTTTTATCTTTAACACTCCATCGTTACGTTGTTTTCCTATTATTTGcttcattattgatttcttttgTTTGGTTAAATATGTTTAACGTTATGGTGTTTCTTCATCAAGATCCTTATATCACCCGCATtggatataaatatttattattttccctGCCTGACCTTTTCACCAATGCTTTCGCTCATCCAATCAGAATTTACCTTCGCGCACAAGGCATCACCCTCCCGGTAACCTTATCAACCCTCGTCGCCACCGTTCTCCATTTACCCCTCAACTTATTGCTTGTCTCCCATTTTAACTACGGTGTCGCCGCCGTCGCTGCCGCCGGTTCTATATCCAATCTCTTCGTTCTTGTTTCCTTGGTCACTTACGTTTGGGCTTCGGGCTTGCATGAGCCGACATGGGAAAACCCCAGCTCGGAATGTTTAACCGGCTGGAAGCCGTTAGTAAAGCTAGCCGCGCCGAGCTGCGTTTCGGTTTGTTTGGAGTGGTGGTGGTATGAGATAATAATCGTTTTGTGTGGACTTATGGTCAACCCAAAACCGCCGGTTGCTTCAATGGGGATATTGAttcaaacgacgtcgtttataTACGTTTTCCCTTCTTCATTAAGTTTCGCGGTTTCAACGCGCGTTGGGAACGAACTAGGGGCAAACCGACCTTATAAAGCGAGATTATCAGCCGTGGTGGCGGTGTTTGTATCAGCAATGATGGGCCTATCAGCATCCACGTTTGCATCCACTATGAAGGATAAGTGGGCCAGGATGTTCACTTCTGATCCGGAGATCCTACGGCTGACATCCATCGCACTTCCCATCCTAGGGCTGTGTGAGCTCGGGAACTGTCCCCAAACTGTTAGTTGTGGGGTCCTTAGAGGAAGTGCACGTCCGACCACCGCAGCTAATGTGAACGTCGGAGCATTTTATTTGGTGGGCATGCCTATGGCGGTTGGGCTCGGGTTTTATGTCGGAGTCGGGTTTTCGGGTCTTTGGTTGGGTTTACTTTCGGCTCAAATCTGCTGCGCTGGGCTTATGTTGTATGTGGTTGGATCCACTGACTGGGACCTACAAGCTAAGAGGGCCAAGATGCTGACGTGTACAGATAGTAGATTATCTAATGATGATTGTGATAATAAAGGCCAGGAAGAACAGCCGTTGATTTGTATTATGGTGACTTTGGCTCCTTAA
- the LOC107940197 gene encoding uncharacterized protein isoform X1, translating into MGKATRWLKSLFGIKNSKDYLNSGDRKGKKGSSIGRSGRDPSGGLCHSVTATPPPNMSPAEVSMSIRSYYNETEKEQNKHAIAVAAATAAAADAAVAAAKAAVAVVRLTSHGRGTMFGHERWAAVKIQTAFRGYLARRALRALKGLVKIQALVRGYLVRKQATIRSHKANRFDIRARKSMERLYSFNHTTNGIDENSKIVEVVDIVRPKSRSRRNVNASESDFGDDYQPVHRTLSSPFLSRVPARISIPDGGRDWGLTGDEYRFCTAQNTPRVISSCGSNSNASVAPPPKSVCSDNWFRHYGNYPNYMANTQSFKAKLRSQSAPKQRPEIGPRKRLSLDEMMESRCSLSGVRMQRWCSQV; encoded by the exons ATGGGAAAAGCTACAAGGTGGTTGAAGAGCTTATTTGGGATAAAGAACAGCAAAGACTACTTGAATTCCGGTGACCGGAAAGGAAAAAAAGGGTCTAGCATTGGCCGTTCGGGGAGGGATCCCAGCGGCGGATTGTGTCACAGCGTTACAGCGACACCACCACCAAACATGTCACCGGCAGAAGTGTCTATGTCGATAAGGTCATACTACAATGAAACGGAGAAGGAACAAAACAAACACGCAATCGCCGTAGCGGCCGCCACGGCAGCGGCTGCCGATGCTGCGGTGGCCGCGGCGAAAGCAGCTGTGGCGGTCGTGAGGCTGACAAGTCACGGAAGGGGAACCATGTTCGGGCACGAGAGATGGGCTGCTGTTAAAATTCAAACCGCGTTTCGAGGTTATCTG GCTAGAAGAGCACTGCGAGCTTTGAAAGGATTAGTAAAGATACAAGCTCTGGTCAGAGGATACTTAGTGAGGAAACAAGCTACTATTAGGTCCCATAAAGCTAACAGATTTGACATCCGAGCACGAAAATCTATG GAGAGATTATATTCTTTTAATCACACTACAAATGGCATTGATGAAAATTCCAAAATTGTGGAGGTTGTTGATATTGTTAGGCCGAAATCAAGATCTCGTAGGAACGTTAATGCTTCAGAATCGGATTTCGGCGATGACTATCAGCCAGTTCATCGGACATTATCTTCTCCGTTTCTAAGTCGAGTTCCGGCTCGAATATCAATACCGGATGGTGGTCGAGATTGGGGTTTAACAGGAGATGAATACAGGTTTTGTACAGCACAAAATACACCTCGGGTCATAAGTTCTTGTGGGTCTAACTCTAATGCCTCGGTTGCACCACCACCAAAGAGTGTGTGCAGTGATAACTGGTTTAGACATTATGGGAATTACCCAAATTACATGGCGAATACACAATCTTTCAAGGCTAAATTGAGGTCACAAAGTGCTCCAAAGCAAAGGCCAGAGATAGGGCCTAGAAAAAGACTCTCGCTAGATGAAATGATGGAATCTAGATGTAGTTTAAGTGGGGTTAGGATGCAGAGATGGTGCTCACAAGTTTAA
- the LOC107940197 gene encoding uncharacterized protein isoform X2: protein MGKATRWLKSLFGIKNSKDYLNSGDRKGKKGSSIGRSGRDPSGGLCHSVTATPPPNMSPAEVSMSIRSYYNETEKEQNKHAIAVAAATAAAADAAVAAAKAAVAVVRLTSHGRGTMFGHERWAAVKIQTAFRGYLARRALRALKGLVKIQALVRGYLVRKQATIRSHKANRFDIRARKSMRLYSFNHTTNGIDENSKIVEVVDIVRPKSRSRRNVNASESDFGDDYQPVHRTLSSPFLSRVPARISIPDGGRDWGLTGDEYRFCTAQNTPRVISSCGSNSNASVAPPPKSVCSDNWFRHYGNYPNYMANTQSFKAKLRSQSAPKQRPEIGPRKRLSLDEMMESRCSLSGVRMQRWCSQV from the exons ATGGGAAAAGCTACAAGGTGGTTGAAGAGCTTATTTGGGATAAAGAACAGCAAAGACTACTTGAATTCCGGTGACCGGAAAGGAAAAAAAGGGTCTAGCATTGGCCGTTCGGGGAGGGATCCCAGCGGCGGATTGTGTCACAGCGTTACAGCGACACCACCACCAAACATGTCACCGGCAGAAGTGTCTATGTCGATAAGGTCATACTACAATGAAACGGAGAAGGAACAAAACAAACACGCAATCGCCGTAGCGGCCGCCACGGCAGCGGCTGCCGATGCTGCGGTGGCCGCGGCGAAAGCAGCTGTGGCGGTCGTGAGGCTGACAAGTCACGGAAGGGGAACCATGTTCGGGCACGAGAGATGGGCTGCTGTTAAAATTCAAACCGCGTTTCGAGGTTATCTG GCTAGAAGAGCACTGCGAGCTTTGAAAGGATTAGTAAAGATACAAGCTCTGGTCAGAGGATACTTAGTGAGGAAACAAGCTACTATTAGGTCCCATAAAGCTAACAGATTTGACATCCGAGCACGAAAATCTATG AGATTATATTCTTTTAATCACACTACAAATGGCATTGATGAAAATTCCAAAATTGTGGAGGTTGTTGATATTGTTAGGCCGAAATCAAGATCTCGTAGGAACGTTAATGCTTCAGAATCGGATTTCGGCGATGACTATCAGCCAGTTCATCGGACATTATCTTCTCCGTTTCTAAGTCGAGTTCCGGCTCGAATATCAATACCGGATGGTGGTCGAGATTGGGGTTTAACAGGAGATGAATACAGGTTTTGTACAGCACAAAATACACCTCGGGTCATAAGTTCTTGTGGGTCTAACTCTAATGCCTCGGTTGCACCACCACCAAAGAGTGTGTGCAGTGATAACTGGTTTAGACATTATGGGAATTACCCAAATTACATGGCGAATACACAATCTTTCAAGGCTAAATTGAGGTCACAAAGTGCTCCAAAGCAAAGGCCAGAGATAGGGCCTAGAAAAAGACTCTCGCTAGATGAAATGATGGAATCTAGATGTAGTTTAAGTGGGGTTAGGATGCAGAGATGGTGCTCACAAGTTTAA
- the LOC107940190 gene encoding programmed cell death protein 4, whose product MKNTGKSSKGNGKSSAAAADARKDRKSGTGMSGSPKKGGHGGKYTWAGDWLSPAEIGFEKEVIDVKDPNFEDADEIVTV is encoded by the coding sequence ATGAAGAACACTGGGAAGAGTAGCAAAGGCAACGGAAAATCATCGGCGGCGGCGGCGGATGCTAGGAAAGACAGGAAATCCGGTACCGGAATGAGTGGATCGCCTAAGAAAGGAGGTCACGGTGGCAAATACACTTGGGCGGGAGATTGGCTTTCGCCGGCCGAGATCGGGTTTGAGAAAGAGGTTATTGATGTTAAGGATCCTAACTTTGAAGATGCCGATGAGATCGTGACCGTTTGA